A region of Zootoca vivipara chromosome 15, rZooViv1.1, whole genome shotgun sequence DNA encodes the following proteins:
- the MRPS23 gene encoding small ribosomal subunit protein mS23 yields the protein MAGSRLEKLGSVFSRTRDLLRSGVIPEAKKPIWFDVYVAFPPLREPLYRELRPQYGKIQDVVCPILYKEDEIRAKFYQAYGNGPRAFELSRLNFKSTCQRFVEKYIELQKQGEIDDNKLFEETGKALLAEGLLLRRKVSENVAQEASQEARTRDPMLEMRLQNVLQEMQDGKQEQELETTGAPEKGPAPS from the exons ATGGCGGGGAGTAGGTTAGAGAAGCTGGGCAGCGTCTTCAGCCG CACACGGGACCTGTTACGTTCAGGGGTCATTCCTGAAGCCAAGAAACCCATCTGGTTCGATGTTTATGTCGCTTTTCCTCCACTGAGGGAGCCTCTCTATCGGGAACTTCGTCCACAATATGGCAAAATCCAAGATGTGGTCTGCCCCATCCTGTACAAGGAGGACGAGATTAGAGC GAAATTTTATCAAGCTTATGGAAATGGTCCAAGAGCCTTTGAACTGTCCAGATTAAACTTCAAATCCACCTGCCAAAG GTTTGTTGAGAAATACATTGAACTGCAGAAACAGGGAGAAATTGATGACAACAAACTGTTTGAAGAAACAGGGAAAGCACTCTTGGCCGAGGGACTTCTCTTACGCAGAAAAGTGTCAGAGAAT GTAGCCCAGGAGGCTTCTCAGGAAGCCAGAACCAGGGACCCGATGTTAGAAATGCGACTCCAGAACGTGCTGCAGGAGATGCAGGACggcaagcaggagcaggagctTGAAACCACAGGTGCACCAGAGAAAGGCCCTGCCCCATCCTAA